CACCTGTCGCTAATACGGCAAACATCTTCAAAAACTCCTGGTTGTGCGGGCGCCGATTCGCCGGAACTGAATGCTGGGCAACCGTCGCTAAAAAATAATAAAGAAAAAAGTCTGAAATTCTATGAAATAGAATTAGACATCATAGTGAAAATACAAGTTCTTGTCAAGAAAATGACTGACTTCCCTTGAAATTAATCCTCATTGAATGCTATAAGAGATTCTTCTTACCGACGCGCCAAAAAAAATTGGCGCGCCTCCTGTCCATGCAAGACGATTTTCTAAAATGTCCTCCAAAGATCAAGCAAAATGGGATAAGAAATATTCCGCAACCGATCATGTCCCTGCAAGCGAACCCAGCGAATGGCTGGAATCGCATGCCTTCCTTTTGCCTGGAACAGGAAAAGCTCTGGATATCGCCGCTGGCGAAGGGCGCAACACGGTGTTTTCAGCGCTTCTAGGCTATGACGCCTATGCGGTCGACGTCTCCCAGGCTGGACTGGATAAGGCCAAATTGCTCGCAAACGAAAAAAAAGCTAAAATTTCAGCGATTTACGCCGATCTGGATGAGTACAGGCCCGAACCCAATGAATACGATCTGATCCTGTGTTTCAATTTTCTGGATCGCAAGCTATTTCCCGC
This window of the Candidatus Nitrohelix vancouverensis genome carries:
- a CDS encoding methyltransferase domain-containing protein produces the protein MSSKDQAKWDKKYSATDHVPASEPSEWLESHAFLLPGTGKALDIAAGEGRNTVFSALLGYDAYAVDVSQAGLDKAKLLANEKKAKISAIYADLDEYRPEPNEYDLILCFNFLDRKLFPAIQTALKPGGLLFYETFSSDHLKYTSFKREWVLEPNELLKVFHDLRVLRYREVDDTEAQKGFASLIAQKPIA